From the Centropristis striata isolate RG_2023a ecotype Rhode Island chromosome 5, C.striata_1.0, whole genome shotgun sequence genome, the window CTGCTTTTCTAGGCAAGACCTGCTCTGTGTAGCAGCCTCATTGAATGAGGTTGACCAACTGGTCAGGGGACAGGGAACAAATCTGTTACTGGAATGAATGACATGGATGCCTGGCCAATCTTTGCACTTGAATGCTACACAGAGTGGCTCTTGCCAAGAAAAGCAATGGGATCCATAATAAAGTGAGTTGGCAGTTCACTGTGTAGTGTAATTCGTATAGAAATCATTTGGCCACCACCACTACACTAGAGAGGAGCTGTGGTGGTAGTTTACACCACTGAATGCTTCCATTCACATGATGGGTATCAAAAGTTTCAAATGAAGTCATCTATTGGTATTGGTACCACTTTAAGGCCACTggtattgtcatttttttttacctagcCCTACTTATAACTGATGCTGTAATTGTTCAAATGGAAAACAGCAACAGCGTTTCATTTAAAATAGTACATAATAAAGGTTCAATATACCTTTGAagtgaataaaagaaaaaattggTTTAGAGGATTTTGCTCCACTTTTTCCTCCAGTAATAGCAGTAGTTTTGTTTTGCTACAATTGGCAAACACTGATATCATCAGTACATACAGGCTGGGAAATATTAAGGTACAGAGTGGGTGTGATATCTGCCAGGAAACATTCACAGATTATATTTGGAGCAATTTGTACTCTTCATGTCTTTTCGATTGGAGGACAATTTGCTGAACAGCATCTGTATTATCTAAGCAGCAACTTAAATCTGATATGTAACAATAATTGCTCTTGGCTGTTGCTTGGACTGGTCTAGACTTCTGGTGCCTGATTCTGCAACAGAGGACAAGTGATACTACAGCTCAGTGCACTGTACAGTGAAGACGCTATATATCAGGGTTTGGGAAATTGGGGGCCAGACATCAGGACATGAGCAGATGCATTCAGCAGACCCAGATCTGTTTTAGCCATTTCCTTCATGGGTGAGTCTACCCAGAGAGGGCTGTTTAGtacctcagtgtgtgtttgtgaggctGAGACGACAGCGCGGGGGCAGCTGATGGGTGGACAGGTCAGCTTCTACAGAGCAGTGACATTTCTCTAATTGGCACTTGTTACAGAGGGATTGAGTCAGTGCATTATTGTTCGTGCTTGGCGTAATCCATCATCGCATCGACACCCCTCCACTAATGTGACAGTTTGCAATTTGTTCTCATTCACACAGTTGTTTTGATGGTGAATTTCCTCTCTCATAGATTTCTAATATCTTATTTTAGTGTTGAAACAAGTGGTTGAATaacgtcttttttgttttctaacaTGTGCTTTACAATGGTCATATATTTCTCTGACAATGTGGTGTGTTTTCATAGTAGAAGAAACCTGTTAAATCAATTGCCTCTGTTTATGGACTGTTTTAAAACCTTCTAGCTTTGCCTAATATTGTAATGCTTCTTGATATGATCTTGTATCCCTTTCAACTGTTATGATAGCACTGAATTTCcaattttttattgaacattttgtatttgtaataaTAGAAATGTTTGAGAAAATGTTCTGGTAATCGATATCAGCAGTTGTTAGTTGAGACGAAAGTCTATTATGAGTTCCTAGATCATTATCAAGACTCTCAATATGAGTGACCCAGTGTGtaataaagaaaactgaaaTATCGTACATTATTTCAACCACAGATTGTCATTCTTTTGTTTCAGCAAAATcgacaacagaaacaaaaagtttgttgtttttttctcccatgGATGTGTTATCAGTTATGTGatatgattttcttttctttgattaAAAGACTTATGCAAAAATGGGCTGTACTGTGAGTTTTGTGGTAATAAAACACTGTATATAATGGCAGCACAGCCAGTTGCTTAACAAGCAGGAAAGCCAGCACAAAGGAAATGAGATTCCGCCTGAATTAAATGGTCAATTTAAATGAGGGAGGACACAAAACACCACATAGCAAGCAAGACTAGACAGCCTCTTATTAACTGAGTGGCATTTTCAGGGCGGTTTTTGTACATGACacacagaaaataatcaaattaataaataatagttCAAAGGCTATTTCATTTGCTTAAAAATATGTGATGTTATGGGTGATCTGTATAAAATCGACCGTGAATGAAGAGTCTCCAGGCTACTGAGAGACATTTGGCTTAGCATGTGTAAATTTACTGCTCCTATTCTTTATCATTGCCTATGAAAACTCGACCCCACCTCCCTGCTGTCACACCAGGAGTTTCCGCTTCATGCTCAGTCTGTAAATGATTTGGTAGCCATCGTCCCAGCCGTAGAGCTGTTTCTCCTCTGGGTTGTATTTCAGACTTGCGTGGGCTCCGTACCTCCTGGGAAAGTAGATCAGGGGAGCCTCCTCGCTGATCACCATGTCATTGACGTCAAACAGGCACTGAATTCGGGATCGGCTGGGCGTGTGGGTGTTATAAACGACATAGACGGTCCCACAGACTACAAAAGCCGCCTCTGCGTTCTCTCGTGGGCACCGGGTGTCCCAGATTTGTTCTATATCGAGTGTGGCGGGGTCCATCTTTGCAAGGTTAATGTTGGGCTCATTGTCGCTGGCGGCGTACAAGAGCCAGAGGCCTTCATCATCTGCTGCGAGGTCCGCAACAGTTTCTGGGTTGAGGTTGTAAACAGTAGCGCGGCTCTCCACAGGGAACATAGCGGCGTCTGTCATCGTACCACTCAGCAGGTCAAATTTGACTACCTGCATGTCCGTATCAGTTTCCTGCTGTATGTAGTACAAATAGCCATTATAGACAGCGCTCCCGGGCCCGCTCCATTCAGACGGAAGCCTGATCTGTTGGCTGTCGTTCACACTAGGAAAGCGGGAAAAGTCTCGTACTGAGTTGAAATGGTAGAGACTGTCTCCTGATGTCCCGTTGAAGACGTAAACCTTGGACGACCTCGGGTCTCTGGTCCACATGCCCTTGGGACTGCCCACTCTCTTCAGGATCTTCACTGATCTGATGCCAGAGATGATTTCCACACAGTCTGCAGTGAGAGAAGAGAATGATTTTGAGCTCAAAGGAAACGACTGTTCTGTCGCTTTGCCTTTCAAGCCTTCATGGGTGAAGTTTGACTTTAAGACGGAAAGCTTGAGAGGCATTAAAAGTAATTGTATCAGCTGACATATGGTAAATGtgaaatttttcttttcaaacgtCCCATTTTGGTCAAGGCCTAGAAGTAGTCAGCAGTATGATAGCCTCAGCATTacttaacataaaaaagacaggaCTCTCCCAGATAACAATAACAGGCGCTCAGGTTTATGTTATGGCCACTTGAGTGAATGAATTGAATGAATTTCCTGAAAGTCAGATTTTATACGTCATTTTGGAACGGCTCAGAATACTACAATACCCATGAGTCTAGTTTGCCGTCGCCATGGAGTAGAAGCCAGCAAGAGGTGCCTATCAGAGAGATTGAGGATTAAAAACACTTTCATTACAAATAAACCagaaatccaaaaataaattgatttaaagtaataatctctaatattttaattcaaataaatgtatattaagtCAATATTGCCAAATGAGGTAACTTGTATATGAAGTGCAAGAATTTTTTCTGTGCCTTCAACTTTTTATATCAACGGACGAGATATTTtataacacacacatcttttgaattgatttgtgttttatagttttaaactgtaaaataccTACAGATGTTTTATCAAAACTTGAATTTGGTTCATGATTATTCAGtcacaaatattaaatattaaagagaTATATTTAATATCCTACTTTAATCCATCTCACATGTGAAAACTGTATCTTAAGGCTGCTGCACCACAGATTACATGTCTATCTATTTTGAAACATTACACAgttattacaaaaacatttcacagaTGTGAAGTTAATATAATAATTCGTTTCAGATTTCTCTCTCGCATCTGGCATGATTAGTTCCATTAGCATGTCTCAGCAAAGTACCTTTCCTCAGCTGAAATGTGTATTTGCAACCTAACATTTAGAAAACATCAAGCAGCCTGCAGCCTGCAGTTAATATCTGGCTCTTTCAAATTGAAGCAAATTCAAAGCAGTGAGGGGGAAATTGGACACACAGactcatattttctctcattatGAGTGCAGCACACAGACAGCATGAAGATGCTCTCTGTAAAAGAAGATTAATACAATgctctcacaaaaacacacaaataaaggaTGTTCCTCCTCCCGATGTGTCCTGGAGCGAAATTAACATTATGCTTACAAATCAAAAATAGGTCCCCACAATGCAGTAAAGTTTGTTTTGGGTCACTTGACAGACATTTACAATGGTTCACTGTGTGCAGAGCGAACATGAGCTCGGAGAGTAACAGCACTGACCTCAGGGCAGCTTCCTGTCCCTCCTCTCTGCAGAGACACGGCTACAAAATGCACAGGAGATTTTATACCCAGTAACTACAAGAAAAAGCCCTTTCTCTGCTTTGTACTATCACCTACTTTGATTTGAAACATCTGAATGAGAGAAATCTCCCTCGATTATGTAGAGCATGACTGCAATTATTATTCTGAACAGAGCGTTTAGGATGTTACTGCATGAATTTATGTACTATCGACTGCCTTACTAAGTCCGCGTGATTAATGAaggaatcaatatttttttccatttggttTTGGAAGAAGAGTTTGTATAAATGGTACCAAAGGAATTTAATGATCCATCATCACTGATTTAGCTTTtggaaacaattaaaaatatagattttatatagatATGGATTAATGTGCACATTCAGAGAAATCTTACAATATAAAGACATGTTTAAAATGTGGTTTTACAACTTTCCACATCATGCTCTAAAAAGGGTTATAATTCCATGTATAATACTGTGTAAATGAGTCATTGCAGCAGTTATATCTCAGCATTGTGTGTAGCAGAACGCCTTGGGATCTGAAGATTATAACAACAAATGCTGTGTTCAAACAGCGCAAGCAGGGGAGTAGCTCAGTTGAAATAAATTGAGTTGCATCAAGCCACATTTTTCCTGGAAATCATGACTGCTCCTTGACTCAAAGCACTCCGTTAAATGACTTGTAACAGTCCTCTGTTTGTTTCCCATTTTCCAGAGGCATGGCTTTTCCAAGACAGCGACTCTGCTTGGTGTGGTGTGAAATGCTAAACTTAACCGCAGAACATATAACTTATATATCCATTAGGTTCTGACTGTGCCAGGGCTCCATCATGAATGAAAAGATCAAACGCAGCCATCTTACAGAGGACTGTTGGCTGAAGAGTGTTTGTACTTCCCTGCAGCTCACCAGAGACTCTGGAGTGCAGCTCCTCCCagtcttcttcctcctcttcttcccctcTGCTCTCCTCCAGCCTCCAGGCCCCCTGCTCCACCACCTTGTCTGCTTTATTCGCACAGGCCCGAGGGGAAGTCCAGGTCTCCACGTAATCCATCTCTCGCTCCACCCGGTCAACTCGTACTGCAGCTCCTTCCAGGTCtttgaacatcatgctgtgctCATTCTTCAGCCCATCCGCGGCCTCAGCAGTTAGCTTTTTGAAATCCAGAAACTCTGTGTGGTAGCGGTGCGTTTGATCATGCCACAACTGCATGCGGTCCTACCAGACATGGGCAGAACAAAACAAGAGTTATAATAAACTGTCAGGTGAGGTTTTTGCTGGTTTTTGCTCAAGCTGCCACCTGACCAGCCTCAATGTTAGAAGCCCTGTTAGGTTACAGTAGTGCATTGATTTAAATGCTAATGCCAGCATGCTAACATAGTCACAAAAACCATGCTCACATGCTGTCCAACAGGAATAACGTTTACTatgttcaccatcttagtttagcCTGCCCACATGCTAACATTAACACTAAATACAAAGGAAAAGTTTTGCAGGTGTTCTGGTCATAAATTAAGGATTGggcaaaatataattttaacctgATGGTGGTGCTATATAAAAAGTAAGGGGATTCAGAGTTATTCTATTAAGTCATTCTTAGGGTAACATTATTGTGTGCTCTCAATTCCATGAAAATTCATCCAgttgttgttgagatatttcacaaAAAGTCAACTTCAGGCTGATACTACAAGAAAAGTCAGAGGATTACCAAGATCGCTATGGTTCATCCTCTGGGGGTCATGAATGTCACTAACCTCACTACATTTACCAATCCTCACATGCTTCTAATCTTCAGAGTAGAGCAGTTTTTAACATCCTGATGACATATCTCACCACATAGACACAAGATGGACTGACCCAAAATTTTGGATGGAAATTATGGTTCCCAGTTCAGAAAGTGACCTGAACTCAATGGGTCTGGCAAATAATGTTCGGTTTTGATCTGGACTTCTCGACATGGCGCTTCAGGttctgctcagtttttttacGAAGTTCTACTTCTCCATAATGGCTGGACGCTTAAATAAACAACAGCTTGCTAACATGTTGCCACATCAGCTCAAAGTGATGATATGTCACCGTGTG encodes:
- the olfml3a gene encoding olfactomedin-like protein 3B encodes the protein MKPVFVLLVSTAWTFTGAQYYYQGLMDYLENRLLAIEDRMQLWHDQTHRYHTEFLDFKKLTAEAADGLKNEHSMMFKDLEGAAVRVDRVEREMDYVETWTSPRACANKADKVVEQGAWRLEESRGEEEEEEDWEELHSRVSDCVEIISGIRSVKILKRVGSPKGMWTRDPRSSKVYVFNGTSGDSLYHFNSVRDFSRFPSVNDSQQIRLPSEWSGPGSAVYNGYLYYIQQETDTDMQVVKFDLLSGTMTDAAMFPVESRATVYNLNPETVADLAADDEGLWLLYAASDNEPNINLAKMDPATLDIEQIWDTRCPRENAEAAFVVCGTVYVVYNTHTPSRSRIQCLFDVNDMVISEEAPLIYFPRRYGAHASLKYNPEEKQLYGWDDGYQIIYRLSMKRKLLV